The genomic segment TGACCACCGGATCCGTCAGTACAGCCGCCGCCGGGGCCACGGTGGAAGGCCACGTTGAAACCGAATTTACCGTCCGCACATCTGCGGCGGCGGGTGCGCCTTTTGTGGCATCCCGCGACTAGGAGATCTCTTATGCCTATGACCTTGCAGAAACTGCGTGATTTCGGCTTTATCGTGGATGGGGCCACCAAAATCATGGACCCCAATAAAGCCTATGACGCTGCCCCTGTCACCGCGCCCAATGCCGGTGTTCCCACGGAATTTACCACCTTTTTCAACCCGCAGGTGGTCGAAATCCTGACCAGCCCCCGCCGCGCCAGGGCTATCTATCCTGAAGTCATCAAGGGTGATGCCACCACCAGCTCCGTCCGATTCCCGCTGGCTGAAGCTGTGGGCCATACTGCCCCGTATGACGACTTCAGCAACGGCGGCAGCGCGGACGTCAACAATAACTGGGCCACGCGCGATACCTATCTTTTCCAGACAATCCGCCGCGTGGGCGATCTGGAAGAGGAAATGTCCGGCCTTGCCCGCGTGAGCCTCGGCACGGGCACACAGCGTTCCGCCGCCCTGGTCATTGATGTGGACGTCAACCGCTTCGCCCTTCAGGGCGTGGCTGGTCGCCGTATCTATGGCCTCATGAATGACCCCAGCCTCAATGCCAATATCACGCCCAACAGCGTGACGCCCGAGGGCGGCGGCGCAGCCGTCACCGACTGGGAAAAGAAAACCTCGCGCCAGATATATGACGATGTGCGCAAGCTCTATGCTGCCCTGGTGAACCAGATGGGCGGCAACGACAACGTAACCTCCGATGGAGTTGATGACCGCCTGGTGCTGGTCTGCTCCCCTGGCGTGTACGCCATCATGGGCGCGGCCACGGACTTTAACGTGTCTGCTCTGGACATGATCAAAAAGTTCCTTCCCAAGCTGGAAATCGTCACCGTGCCGGAATTTTCCACGGCCAGCGGTGAGCTGGTGCAGCTCATTCAGCCCGAATTTCAGGGCCAGGCAACTGCGGAAATCGGCGCAACCGAAAAGTTCCACGCCTTCCCCGTGGTGCGCGGGCTTTCCAGCTATGCACAGAAGTTCCGCGCCGGCACATGCGGCACCCTCATTTATCGCCCGGCAGCCATCGCCGGCATGATCGGCGTGTAGGAGATACTCATGGCCAAGACTACCAATATTACTGCGACCATTGATGTGTATTGCAAAATGCCCCAGGGCGTCTGCTTTGACCTTAAGTGCGGGAGCGTCACGATCAAGGGCAAACCCCTTTCCGCGCTGGTTGACCCCAATGGCAATCCCGCCCCCGGAACCGCATACGGCGTGACCACCCTTACTGCCGAACAGTGGGAAGAAATAACGGGCAAATATGGGCATATGGCCATGTTTGCCAAAGACTCTCCCGTCATCTTTGCTGCTCCCTCCAAAAAGGGTGACGCCCAGGCGAACGAACAGGCCAATGTCAAAACGGGCTTTGAACAGGTGCAGGTTGACGGGGCCAATGCCGACAAGAGCCTGAACACAACGCCGGATAAATCGTAATGGCGCGGGTATCCCTGAATATAGCCGAGTGGCGGGCAATGTTTCCCCAGTTTGGCGATGAGGCGCTTACGCCTGATTCTCTGCTGAC from the Desulfovibrio sp. genome contains:
- a CDS encoding major capsid family protein codes for the protein MPMTLQKLRDFGFIVDGATKIMDPNKAYDAAPVTAPNAGVPTEFTTFFNPQVVEILTSPRRARAIYPEVIKGDATTSSVRFPLAEAVGHTAPYDDFSNGGSADVNNNWATRDTYLFQTIRRVGDLEEEMSGLARVSLGTGTQRSAALVIDVDVNRFALQGVAGRRIYGLMNDPSLNANITPNSVTPEGGGAAVTDWEKKTSRQIYDDVRKLYAALVNQMGGNDNVTSDGVDDRLVLVCSPGVYAIMGAATDFNVSALDMIKKFLPKLEIVTVPEFSTASGELVQLIQPEFQGQATAEIGATEKFHAFPVVRGLSSYAQKFRAGTCGTLIYRPAAIAGMIGV